The Prionailurus viverrinus isolate Anna chromosome B4, UM_Priviv_1.0, whole genome shotgun sequence genome has a window encoding:
- the BID gene encoding BH3-interacting domain death agonist: MDSQVSNGSSLQDERITNLLVFGFLQNCSNYNFHKELEVLGRELPVPPAYLQEDHDDGLQTDGNRCSRFLDSEETDSENQEEIIQDIARQLAQIGDRMDHSIHPRVVNNLAMQFMNVNLSEEDRRKHLAAALEQVLQTYPKDMEREKTVLMLAMVLAKKVADHTPSLLRDVFHTTVNFINQNLLTYVRNLVRNEMD; the protein is encoded by the exons GTCAGCAATGGTTCAAGCCTCCAGGATGAGCGCATCACAAACTTGCTGGTGTTTGGCTTCCTCCAAAACTGCTCCAACTATAATTTCCATAAAGAGTTAGAGGTGTTGGGCCGTGAACTGCCTGTGCCACCAGCTTACCTGCAGGAGGACCACGATGATGGGCTCCAGACAGATGGCAACCGGTGCAGCCGCTTCTTGGATAGCGAGGAGACAG ATTCTGAGAATCAAGAGGAAATCATCCAAGATATCGCCAGGCAGCTCGCCCAAATCGGGGATAGGATGGATCACAGCATCCACCCAAGAGTGGTGAATAACCTGGCAATGCAGTTTATGAATGTGAACCTGTCAGAAGAA GACAGAAGGAAGCACCTTGCTGCTGCACTGGAGCAGGTCCTACAGACTTACCCGAAGGACATGGAGAGGGAGAAGACCGTGCTCATGTTGGCCATGGTATTGGCCAAAAAGGTGGCCGATCACACACCGTCCTTGCTCCGTGATGTCTTTCACACAACAGTGAACTTTATTAACCAGAACCTACTCACATATGTGAGGAACTTAGTCAGAAAT GAGATGGACTGA
- the BCL2L13 gene encoding bcl-2-like protein 13 isoform X7 has translation MLQSTSFNKGTVFNLESEEEEYPGIVAEDSNDIYILPSDNSGQVSPPESPTVTTSWQSESLPVSLSASQSWHTESLPVSLGPESWQQIAMDPEEVKSLDSNGAGEKSENNSSNSDIVHVEKEEIPEGVEEAAVASVVLPTKELQEAFPEAPAPLLPHITATSVLEVREPDTEAIAVEKVSPATSLFVELDEEENLMKTKAAAVESVELEEEVIPALEPTETLLSEKEMHVKRESLQEGPSPAAEEKAFPLSEGKSILLFGGAAAVAILAVAVGVALALRKK, from the coding sequence gGCACTGTCTTTAACCTTGAATCAGAGGAGGAGGAATACCCTGGAATCGTTGCAGAAGATAGCAATGACATTTATATCCTGCCCAGTGACAACTCTGGACAAGTCAGTCCTCCAGAGTCTCCTACTGTGACCACTTCTTGGCAGTCAGAGAGCTTACCTGTTTCACTCTCAGCCAGTCAGAGTTGGCACACAGAAAGCCTACCAGTGTCCCTAGGTCCTGAGTCCTGGCAACAGATTGCAATGGATCCTGAAGAAGTCAAAAGCTTAGATAGCAATGGGGCTGGAGAGAAGAGCGAGAACAATTCTTCTAATTCTGACATTGTGCatgtggaaaaagaagaaatacctgAAGGTGTGGAAGAGGCTGCTGTGGCGTCTGTAGTCTTGCCAACCAAGGAGCTGCAGGAGGCATTCCCTGAAGCACCTGCTCCCTTGCTTCCGCATATCACTGCTACTTCCGTGCTGGAGGTGAGGGAACCTGACACAGAAGCGATTGCAGTTGAGAAAGTCAGCCCTGCTACATCGTTGTTTGTGGAACTTGATGAAGAAGAGAACTTGATGAAGACAAAAGCAGCAGCAGTTGAATCTGTTGAACTAGAAGAGGAAGTGATCCCTGCACTGGAACCCACAGAAACACTGCTGAGTGAAAAGGAGATGCATGTAAAGAGAGAGAGTCTTCAAGAAGGGCCCTCCCCTGCTGCAGAAGAGAAGGCCTTCCCCCTGTCTGAGGGCAAGTCTATACTGCTGTTTGGAGGGGCCGCCGCTGTTGCCATCCTGGCAGTGGCAGTTGGGGTAGCACTTGCTCTGAGAAAGAAATAG
- the BCL2L13 gene encoding bcl-2-like protein 13 isoform X6, producing the protein MRFNLLCLMMPAKSPGVFFGGTVFNLESEEEEYPGIVAEDSNDIYILPSDNSGQVSPPESPTVTTSWQSESLPVSLSASQSWHTESLPVSLGPESWQQIAMDPEEVKSLDSNGAGEKSENNSSNSDIVHVEKEEIPEGVEEAAVASVVLPTKELQEAFPEAPAPLLPHITATSVLEVREPDTEAIAVEKVSPATSLFVELDEEENLMKTKAAAVESVELEEEVIPALEPTETLLSEKEMHVKRESLQEGPSPAAEEKAFPLSEGKSILLFGGAAAVAILAVAVGVALALRKK; encoded by the coding sequence gGCACTGTCTTTAACCTTGAATCAGAGGAGGAGGAATACCCTGGAATCGTTGCAGAAGATAGCAATGACATTTATATCCTGCCCAGTGACAACTCTGGACAAGTCAGTCCTCCAGAGTCTCCTACTGTGACCACTTCTTGGCAGTCAGAGAGCTTACCTGTTTCACTCTCAGCCAGTCAGAGTTGGCACACAGAAAGCCTACCAGTGTCCCTAGGTCCTGAGTCCTGGCAACAGATTGCAATGGATCCTGAAGAAGTCAAAAGCTTAGATAGCAATGGGGCTGGAGAGAAGAGCGAGAACAATTCTTCTAATTCTGACATTGTGCatgtggaaaaagaagaaatacctgAAGGTGTGGAAGAGGCTGCTGTGGCGTCTGTAGTCTTGCCAACCAAGGAGCTGCAGGAGGCATTCCCTGAAGCACCTGCTCCCTTGCTTCCGCATATCACTGCTACTTCCGTGCTGGAGGTGAGGGAACCTGACACAGAAGCGATTGCAGTTGAGAAAGTCAGCCCTGCTACATCGTTGTTTGTGGAACTTGATGAAGAAGAGAACTTGATGAAGACAAAAGCAGCAGCAGTTGAATCTGTTGAACTAGAAGAGGAAGTGATCCCTGCACTGGAACCCACAGAAACACTGCTGAGTGAAAAGGAGATGCATGTAAAGAGAGAGAGTCTTCAAGAAGGGCCCTCCCCTGCTGCAGAAGAGAAGGCCTTCCCCCTGTCTGAGGGCAAGTCTATACTGCTGTTTGGAGGGGCCGCCGCTGTTGCCATCCTGGCAGTGGCAGTTGGGGTAGCACTTGCTCTGAGAAAGAAATAG